One window of Silurus meridionalis isolate SWU-2019-XX chromosome 9, ASM1480568v1, whole genome shotgun sequence genomic DNA carries:
- the LOC124391547 gene encoding wee1-like protein kinase 1-A isoform X1 — translation MRSFYFCLLQMPKIRPVRQRLNFSAVVEDSSCRGIEEELRFLPSNAVCEGFLRNTPECTEHEMTINEDSIESPALLTANLSDTETPSSISCRDTSPSRLTSRHFRKSNNWKKGHSLRKRESLHSYVTPKSEIKRWGINVNPFTPDSLLVQTVSAKRNRNHQKDAWEQFEEDFIPPLKRKNVEASSTSRYKSEFYELEKISSGQFGAVFKCVKRLDGCIYAIKCSKSPLEGSVDEQKALHEVYAHAVLGQHPHVVRYYSAWTEDEYVLLQNEYCNGGTLEQLITENRRTLKFFSEAQLKNLLLHVSRGLKYIHSASLTHMNIKPSNIFISRRAAAQNTDVHESDADVVYKIGNLGHVTHVSSPRVAEGDRRFLANEILQEDYRNLQKADIFALALTVTTACRAKELPKNGEKWHAVRRGELPTVAFVLSIAFQQLLKLMIHPDPVCRPSSSALIKHTILQPVCSLSAGSLQEQLHAQKFRNALLMKELSEIQSSTAAAEPSFSVTRSQGTKYSRSSSLFGKKINRSLSLTIF, via the exons ATgagatctttttatttttgtttattacagaTGCCCAAAATAAGACCAGTTCGCCAGAGGTTGAATTTCAGTGCTGTTGTTGAGGACAGCAGCTGCAGAGGAATTGAAGAAGAGCTGAGATTTTTGCCATCCAATGCAGTATGTGAAGGGTTTCTCCGAAACACTCCAGAATGTACAGAACATGAAATGACTATAAATGAAGATTCCATTGAATCCCCTGCACTGCTCACAGCCAACTTGAGTGACACTGAGACTCCATCTTCCATTTCATGCAGAGACACGTCTCCATCGCGTCTCACCTCCAGACACTTCAGAAAATCTAACAAT TGGAAAAAAGGCCATTCTttgaggaagagagaaagtTTGCATTCATACGTCACTCCAAAATCAGAAATAAAGAGATGGGGGATTAATGTAAACCCATTCACTCCAGACTCACTTCTCGTCCAGACTGTGAGTGCGAAGAGGAACCGCAACCATCAGAAAGA tgcATGGGAGCAATTTGAGGAGGACTTTATTCCCCCATTAAAG AGAAAGAATGTTGAAGCGAGTTCAACATCTCGCTACAAATCTGAATTCTACGAATTGGAGAAAATCAGCTCCGGACAGTTTGGAGCCGTTTTCAAATGTGTGAAAAGACTTGATGGGTGTATCTATGCCATCAAGTGCTCCAAAAGCCCTTTAGAAGGTTCTGTGGATGA GCAGAAGGCTCTACACGAGGTGTATGCCCATGCTGTACTGGGACAGCACCCCCATGTGGTGAGGTATTACTCTGCATGGACGGAGGATGAATATGTGCTTCTTCAGAATGAGTACTGCAACGGAGGAACACTCGAGCAACTCATCACAGAGAACCGGAGAACACTGAAGTTCTTTTCTGAAGCTCAACTGAAGAATTTGCTTCTGCACGTTTCACGGGGTTTGAAGTACATCCACTCAGCTTCTCTCACTCATATGAACATCAAACCAA gtaatatatttatatcaagGAGAGCAGCTGCTCAGAACACAGATGTCCATGAATCAGATGCAGACGTCGTGTACAAAATAG GAAACCTTGGTCATGTGACTCATGTGAGtagcccaagagtggcagaagGAGACAGAAGATTTTTAGCCAATGAGATCCTGCAAGAA GATTACAGGAATCTACAGAAAGCGGATATTTTTGCCCTGGCACTCACAGTGACTACTGCCTGTAGAGCAAAAGAGCTCCCAAAGAATGGGGAAAAGTGGCATGCCGTACGCAGAGGGGAACTCCCAACTGTAGCTTTCGTGCTGTCAATAGCATTTCAACAACTGCTCAAG CTCATGATTCATCCGGACCCTGTGTGCAGACCTTCATCCTCAGCCCTCATTAAACACACCATCCTCCAGCCTGTGTGCAGTTTGAGTGCTGGAAGTCTGCAGGAGCAGCTTCATGCACAGAAGTTCAGAAACGCACTGCTCATGAA AGAGCTGAGTGAAATCCAGTCGTCCACAGCAGCTGCAGAACCGAGCTTTTCTGTGACACGTTCCCAAGGAACCAAGTATAGCCGATCGTCCAGTctgtttgggaaaaaaattaaccGCTCACTTAGTTTAACAATATTCTGA
- the LOC124391547 gene encoding wee1-like protein kinase 1-A isoform X2: protein MPKIRPVRQRLNFSAVVEDSSCRGIEEELRFLPSNAVCEGFLRNTPECTEHEMTINEDSIESPALLTANLSDTETPSSISCRDTSPSRLTSRHFRKSNNWKKGHSLRKRESLHSYVTPKSEIKRWGINVNPFTPDSLLVQTVSAKRNRNHQKDAWEQFEEDFIPPLKRKNVEASSTSRYKSEFYELEKISSGQFGAVFKCVKRLDGCIYAIKCSKSPLEGSVDEQKALHEVYAHAVLGQHPHVVRYYSAWTEDEYVLLQNEYCNGGTLEQLITENRRTLKFFSEAQLKNLLLHVSRGLKYIHSASLTHMNIKPSNIFISRRAAAQNTDVHESDADVVYKIGNLGHVTHVSSPRVAEGDRRFLANEILQEDYRNLQKADIFALALTVTTACRAKELPKNGEKWHAVRRGELPTVAFVLSIAFQQLLKLMIHPDPVCRPSSSALIKHTILQPVCSLSAGSLQEQLHAQKFRNALLMKELSEIQSSTAAAEPSFSVTRSQGTKYSRSSSLFGKKINRSLSLTIF from the exons aTGCCCAAAATAAGACCAGTTCGCCAGAGGTTGAATTTCAGTGCTGTTGTTGAGGACAGCAGCTGCAGAGGAATTGAAGAAGAGCTGAGATTTTTGCCATCCAATGCAGTATGTGAAGGGTTTCTCCGAAACACTCCAGAATGTACAGAACATGAAATGACTATAAATGAAGATTCCATTGAATCCCCTGCACTGCTCACAGCCAACTTGAGTGACACTGAGACTCCATCTTCCATTTCATGCAGAGACACGTCTCCATCGCGTCTCACCTCCAGACACTTCAGAAAATCTAACAAT TGGAAAAAAGGCCATTCTttgaggaagagagaaagtTTGCATTCATACGTCACTCCAAAATCAGAAATAAAGAGATGGGGGATTAATGTAAACCCATTCACTCCAGACTCACTTCTCGTCCAGACTGTGAGTGCGAAGAGGAACCGCAACCATCAGAAAGA tgcATGGGAGCAATTTGAGGAGGACTTTATTCCCCCATTAAAG AGAAAGAATGTTGAAGCGAGTTCAACATCTCGCTACAAATCTGAATTCTACGAATTGGAGAAAATCAGCTCCGGACAGTTTGGAGCCGTTTTCAAATGTGTGAAAAGACTTGATGGGTGTATCTATGCCATCAAGTGCTCCAAAAGCCCTTTAGAAGGTTCTGTGGATGA GCAGAAGGCTCTACACGAGGTGTATGCCCATGCTGTACTGGGACAGCACCCCCATGTGGTGAGGTATTACTCTGCATGGACGGAGGATGAATATGTGCTTCTTCAGAATGAGTACTGCAACGGAGGAACACTCGAGCAACTCATCACAGAGAACCGGAGAACACTGAAGTTCTTTTCTGAAGCTCAACTGAAGAATTTGCTTCTGCACGTTTCACGGGGTTTGAAGTACATCCACTCAGCTTCTCTCACTCATATGAACATCAAACCAA gtaatatatttatatcaagGAGAGCAGCTGCTCAGAACACAGATGTCCATGAATCAGATGCAGACGTCGTGTACAAAATAG GAAACCTTGGTCATGTGACTCATGTGAGtagcccaagagtggcagaagGAGACAGAAGATTTTTAGCCAATGAGATCCTGCAAGAA GATTACAGGAATCTACAGAAAGCGGATATTTTTGCCCTGGCACTCACAGTGACTACTGCCTGTAGAGCAAAAGAGCTCCCAAAGAATGGGGAAAAGTGGCATGCCGTACGCAGAGGGGAACTCCCAACTGTAGCTTTCGTGCTGTCAATAGCATTTCAACAACTGCTCAAG CTCATGATTCATCCGGACCCTGTGTGCAGACCTTCATCCTCAGCCCTCATTAAACACACCATCCTCCAGCCTGTGTGCAGTTTGAGTGCTGGAAGTCTGCAGGAGCAGCTTCATGCACAGAAGTTCAGAAACGCACTGCTCATGAA AGAGCTGAGTGAAATCCAGTCGTCCACAGCAGCTGCAGAACCGAGCTTTTCTGTGACACGTTCCCAAGGAACCAAGTATAGCCGATCGTCCAGTctgtttgggaaaaaaattaaccGCTCACTTAGTTTAACAATATTCTGA
- the znf143a gene encoding zinc finger protein 143a isoform X2: MLLATVNQGGAEFPHERSDTQNFTLCLSDLSDDQYTNSLEAVTLSDGSTAYIQHNAQDGNVLEGQVIQLDDGSTAYIQHIALQNGELDGWSGAATTDVESECLSLEAGQTVQLEDGSTAYLHRIPKEVYDSTVLQAVQLEDGSTAFIQQMMQPDTILSIQESDTVSDLPLDGITDPGNVTVLEQYTTNIEEMKPYAKAGLLTNENVVQIVIPSQDGQRTLDQHGEKTFQCSYEGCGKLYTTAYHLKVHERVHTGDKPYCCDIPGCDKKFATGHGLKSHMRTHTGEKPYCCIELNCKKSFKNSGDLQKHIRIHTGEKPFLCLYEGCGRSFRTSNICKVHMRTHTGEKPYHCSEPGCNRAFASATNYKNHSRIHTGERPYVCTVPGCDKRFTEYSSLYKHQVVHTACKPYECSHCGKTYKQISTLALHKRTAHNVSETIEEEHEDYEPPTEAIDDPSMNGTLEESIAPCSDMTSDLTAQEQVTLVTQDDVHQENVNTITMVTQDGSMLTLPVSESVLSSTEVTMTKQEAVHSHPVTVLATSDGKQVAVELGDQMTLEEALRIASAIQQGAMAELEHQL, from the exons ATGCTGCTGGCTACAGTAAACCAGGGTGGAGCAGAATTCCCACATGAGCGAAGTGATACTCAGAACTTTACTCTGTGTCTCAGTGACCTTTCAG ACGATCAGTACACAAACAGCTTGGAGGCTGTGACTCTCTCAGACGGCTCCACTGCATATATTCAGCATAATGCTCAAG ATGGGAATGTATTGGAGGGGCAGGTTATACAGTTGGATGATGGCTCTACTGCTTACATTCAGCATATCGCTCTACAAAATGGAG AGCTTGATGGATGGTCAGGTGCTGCTACTACTGATGTGGAAAGTGAGTGTCTGAGTCTGGAGGCTGGACAGACCGTACAGTTGGAAGATGGAAGCACTGCTTATTTACATCGCATACCAAAAG AGGTGTATGATTCCACTGTGCTCCAGGCCGTGCAGCTGGAGGACGGTTCCACAGCCTTCATTCAGCAGATGATGCAGCCAGACACAATTCTGTCTATCCAGGAAAGTGACACAGTGTCTGATCTACCTCTCGATGGAATCACAGACCCTGGGAATGTTACTGTGCTGGAACAGTACACCACTAAT ATAGAAGAAATGAAACCTTATGCAAAGGCTGGTTTGCtcacaaatgaaaatgtagTGCAG ATTGTTATTCCGAGTCAGGACGGACAACGCACTTTAGATCAGCATGGAGAGAAAACATTTCAGTGCAGCTATGAAGGCTGTGGcaaactttacaccactgcatatCACCTCAAG GTACATGAAAGAGTACACACAGGTGACAAGCCTTACTGTTGTGACATACCCGGCTGTGACAAAAAGTTTGCAACAG GTCATGGTTTGAAAAGCCACATGAGGACACACACTGGTGAAAAGCCCTATTGctgcattgaattgaattgtaaaaAATCTTTCAAGAACTCTGGAGACCTCCAAAAGCACATCCGAATCCATACAG GGGAAAAGCCCTTCCTTTGTCTGTATGAAGGCTGTGGTCGGTCTTTTAGGACCTCCAACATTTGCAAGgtgcacatgcgcacacacacaggcgagAAGCCGTACCACTGCTCCGAGCCAGGCTGCAACCGGGCCTTTGCCAGCGCAACTAATTACAAAAACCACAGCAGGATCCACACTG GTGAAAGGCCCTATGTTTGTACTGTTCCTGGTTGTGACAAGCGCTTCACCGAGTACTCAAGCTTGTATAAGCATCAAGTAGTTCACACGGCCTGCAAACCTTATGAGTGCAGCCATTGTGGGAAGACCTACAAGCAGATATCCACACTGGCCTTGCACAAGCGCACAGCACACAACGTCTCTGAGACTATCGAGGAAGAGCATGAGGACTATGAGCCTCCCACAG AAGCCATTGATGATCCCTCCATGAACGGTACTTTGGAGGAAAGCATTGCACCCTGCTCAGATATGACCTCTGACCTCACAGCGCAGGAGCAGGTCACCCTCGTCACACAGGATGATGTTCATCAG GAGAATGTCAATACGATTACCATGGTAACACAAGATGGCAGCATGCTCACCCTTCCAGTCAGTGAGTCAGTACTGTCATCCACTGAAGTCACAATG accAAACAGGAAGCAGTGCATTCACACCCAGTTACTGTTCTGGCGACCTCTGATGGAAAACAAGTTGCTGTTGAG CTTGGTGATCAGATGACGCTGGAGGAAGCTCTTAGAATTGCATCAGCTATACAGCAAGGAGCCATGGCAGAGCTGGAACATCAACTCTGA
- the znf143a gene encoding zinc finger protein 143a isoform X1 — MLLATVNQGGAEFPHERSDTQNFTLCLSDLSDDQYTNSLEAVTLSDGSTAYIQHNAQDGNVLEGQVIQLDDGSTAYIQHIALQNGELDGWSGAATTDVESECLSLEAGQTVQLEDGSTAYLHRIPKEVYDSTVLQAVQLEDGSTAFIQQMMQPDTILSIQESDTVSDLPLDGITDPGNVTVLEQYTTNIEEMKPYAKAGLLTNENVVQIVIPSQDGQRTLDQHGEKTFQCSYEGCGKLYTTAYHLKVHERVHTGDKPYCCDIPGCDKKFATGHGLKSHMRTHTGEKPYCCIELNCKKSFKNSGDLQKHIRIHTGEKPFLCLYEGCGRSFRTSNICKVHMRTHTGEKPYHCSEPGCNRAFASATNYKNHSRIHTGERPYVCTVPGCDKRFTEYSSLYKHQVVHTACKPYECSHCGKTYKQISTLALHKRTAHNVSETIEEEHEDYEPPTEAIDDPSMNGTLEESIAPCSDMTSDLTAQEQVTLVTQDDVHQENVNTITMVTQDGSMLTLPVSESVLSSTEVTMVRADSSEGQTKQEAVHSHPVTVLATSDGKQVAVELGDQMTLEEALRIASAIQQGAMAELEHQL, encoded by the exons ATGCTGCTGGCTACAGTAAACCAGGGTGGAGCAGAATTCCCACATGAGCGAAGTGATACTCAGAACTTTACTCTGTGTCTCAGTGACCTTTCAG ACGATCAGTACACAAACAGCTTGGAGGCTGTGACTCTCTCAGACGGCTCCACTGCATATATTCAGCATAATGCTCAAG ATGGGAATGTATTGGAGGGGCAGGTTATACAGTTGGATGATGGCTCTACTGCTTACATTCAGCATATCGCTCTACAAAATGGAG AGCTTGATGGATGGTCAGGTGCTGCTACTACTGATGTGGAAAGTGAGTGTCTGAGTCTGGAGGCTGGACAGACCGTACAGTTGGAAGATGGAAGCACTGCTTATTTACATCGCATACCAAAAG AGGTGTATGATTCCACTGTGCTCCAGGCCGTGCAGCTGGAGGACGGTTCCACAGCCTTCATTCAGCAGATGATGCAGCCAGACACAATTCTGTCTATCCAGGAAAGTGACACAGTGTCTGATCTACCTCTCGATGGAATCACAGACCCTGGGAATGTTACTGTGCTGGAACAGTACACCACTAAT ATAGAAGAAATGAAACCTTATGCAAAGGCTGGTTTGCtcacaaatgaaaatgtagTGCAG ATTGTTATTCCGAGTCAGGACGGACAACGCACTTTAGATCAGCATGGAGAGAAAACATTTCAGTGCAGCTATGAAGGCTGTGGcaaactttacaccactgcatatCACCTCAAG GTACATGAAAGAGTACACACAGGTGACAAGCCTTACTGTTGTGACATACCCGGCTGTGACAAAAAGTTTGCAACAG GTCATGGTTTGAAAAGCCACATGAGGACACACACTGGTGAAAAGCCCTATTGctgcattgaattgaattgtaaaaAATCTTTCAAGAACTCTGGAGACCTCCAAAAGCACATCCGAATCCATACAG GGGAAAAGCCCTTCCTTTGTCTGTATGAAGGCTGTGGTCGGTCTTTTAGGACCTCCAACATTTGCAAGgtgcacatgcgcacacacacaggcgagAAGCCGTACCACTGCTCCGAGCCAGGCTGCAACCGGGCCTTTGCCAGCGCAACTAATTACAAAAACCACAGCAGGATCCACACTG GTGAAAGGCCCTATGTTTGTACTGTTCCTGGTTGTGACAAGCGCTTCACCGAGTACTCAAGCTTGTATAAGCATCAAGTAGTTCACACGGCCTGCAAACCTTATGAGTGCAGCCATTGTGGGAAGACCTACAAGCAGATATCCACACTGGCCTTGCACAAGCGCACAGCACACAACGTCTCTGAGACTATCGAGGAAGAGCATGAGGACTATGAGCCTCCCACAG AAGCCATTGATGATCCCTCCATGAACGGTACTTTGGAGGAAAGCATTGCACCCTGCTCAGATATGACCTCTGACCTCACAGCGCAGGAGCAGGTCACCCTCGTCACACAGGATGATGTTCATCAG GAGAATGTCAATACGATTACCATGGTAACACAAGATGGCAGCATGCTCACCCTTCCAGTCAGTGAGTCAGTACTGTCATCCACTGAAGTCACAATGGTAAGAGCTGACAGCTCAGAGGGACAG accAAACAGGAAGCAGTGCATTCACACCCAGTTACTGTTCTGGCGACCTCTGATGGAAAACAAGTTGCTGTTGAG CTTGGTGATCAGATGACGCTGGAGGAAGCTCTTAGAATTGCATCAGCTATACAGCAAGGAGCCATGGCAGAGCTGGAACATCAACTCTGA